DNA sequence from the Gopherus evgoodei ecotype Sinaloan lineage chromosome 3, rGopEvg1_v1.p, whole genome shotgun sequence genome:
tggctagatcattgggctcaataagTGCCGGTATCAAGGGAAGTGCCCAAaggatcggtcctggggccggttttgttcaatatcttcattaatgatctggaggatggtgtggattgcactctcagcaagtttgcaatgacactaaactgggaggagtggtagatacactggagggtagggataggatacagagggacctagacaaattagaggattgggccaaaagaaacctgatgaggctcaacaaggacaaatgtagaatcctgcacttaggacggaagaatcccatgcgctgctacagactagggactgaatggctaggcagcagttctgcagaaaaggacctaggagttacagtggatgaaaagctggatatgagtcaacagtgtgcccttgttgtcaagaagactaacagcattttgggctgtataagtaggggcattgccagcagatcgagggacgtgatcattcccctctatatgaagcattggtgaggcctcatctggaggactgtgtccagttttgggccccacactaaaagaaaaatgtggaaaaattggaaagagtccaggggagggcaatgaaaatgattaggggactgaagcacatgacttatgaggagaggctgagggaactgggattgtttagtctgcagaagagaagaacgaggggggatttgatagctgctttcaactacctgaaagggggttccaaagaaaatGAATCTAaacagttctcagtggtacctgatgacagaacaaggagtaatggtctcaagttgcagtgggggagttttaggttggatattaggaaaaactttttcactaggaggctggtgaagcactggaatgggttacctagggaggtggtggaatgtccttccttggaggtttttaaggcccggcttgccaaagccctggctgggatgatttagttgcggattagtcctgttttgagcagggggttggactacatgacctcctgaggtcccttcccaccctgatattctatgattctaatgccAGTAATTAAAAACAATGGTTAAAACAGGACTCGTGTGAGTAGTTTTGAAATTCAAGTTGATCAAGCATTTTCTGCCTGGCCTGAATCACTTTATTTTATGTATTGGATCTGAACCAAAACCTTGGCTCTGAAACCCTTTTCTACCCTCTACTCACTAAAGTTTGACTCTGGGTCTGAACTTTACATACTGGGGACCCATGTCCAGTTATTTCATACAGTGCCTTAGCATTTCCTCTTCTGATTCAGGCTGGGACCTGAGGCCATTGGGGAAGATATAGGGGAATATTATCAGCTGTTTTGGTTCACGTGAAGTCTTTTCATTTCATGTAGGTCTGAGCTTCTAGGTTCAGTTTTTGGGGCCTGGTTTGAACTTTGAGTTCAAACCAACCAAATTTGGCCTGGGTTGGCCTGGAAACTGGCCAGAATCGCAGAGCTTTGTCTGCAGCAAGATGTCTAATTCTAGGGCCCTGAAGGAGATGTGGGGAAACATCTCTTGGATGGCAGTGCCCTCTCCCTGGATCTaaaagggagcaggggggctccGGGAAGTAACATCACAAGCATGCAGAGCTATAGTGGTGCATCTGGATCAGGAGGCGATAAGACAGCAGCGGGAGTTCATCCCTCCACTGCAACCCCTTTGGCCCCCTAATCCAAAGACTATCCCAAGAGCAGGGGCCTTATACACCAGCTGCAGAGCAGACCCAACAAGAAGCTGCTAGGAAAGAGGGGACATGGTGAGGTTGTGCTTGTGCCCTGACTATTCTGCAGTAGCGCCGTGGCTCTTAGAGAGCTTCCTTCTCCCCTCTGGCAGAACAGTGAGGGTACCCAGTACTGTGAAGGAAAAAACTATACATTACCACCTGTCTGGGAGGTAGAATGCAGTTGGTCAGCTGTCTCTCAAAATCTGAGCAGCACTCTGCTTCTGTAGGTACTGGGAATAGGGGTTTGCATTACTTCTTGTCTATTATCTGTGATATGGTTTTGCAAACCTTTTACAAGGCTAGCACGCACCCTGTAGTAAACTTGTAACTAGTTTATCATCTCATTTAGACCATTGCATTCCAAAAGTCACCAAAGCCTTAGAGACCTCCTGCGTCAGCTATAGCTTGGTGCATAGGGTATGTTAGCTAAGCATCAGCAAAATTGTTTGTTCTTCTTTGGAATGTTTCTGAACACTGAGATTATATTTCACATTTCGCCTTGGTTAAACAATGTAACGTAAGTAAAAAGCATTTTGGAGGACCTTAACTGAGAGTTGTATTGGTTATATAAAACATATGACATTGGCCAACATTCTAACCTTACCTTTCTCTTATCTGGCTCCATACAAATTTGTAAGACCAGAGTGTCTATAGTAGCAGAATATCTAAAGATGAGAGAGTTGAATGTATTTCTTATTCTTCTGCTGTATACAGAGAAAGGGTCATGCAAAGGTTGGAGCCCCTAACTAGTACAGTTTTAGTGTTCTAATCCAGTATTCTAAAAtataattaggcttggaaggatttgatttttgtcAATAGAATTTGATTTTagcatccacacacacactgacaaatTTTCCATCAATAATCGAAATCCTGCAAAGAAAGAtaatgctgcttgagaacgtgGAGtatgatttaaagatatttacatgtgatgctgacaatttgtgtttttaacGGTTAAAACTTTAACttcttgaatctcaacatctgctTTCATTAAATCATTGGCTGATACCCCCTGTAATTTCCTAGGATTgggaaaattcaaataaaaattggGGATGGGGGTAGCGGGAGAAGAAATGCTTAAAACCCCAAATTCTGGGCAGCTGTGAAGAtttaattgataaaaataaaaactgaattctgccaagcctaaatacAATGCACTATACTCATTTACTTCCTTATTTTGATAAcatatttaaaaatcacacttatAGCTACATTAACAGCCCCCATGCTTTGAGTAATATATCTTGCTTGTGAGCTGAAATGCCTCTAGTTCAGCTAGCAAAGCAATTTACCTTACTTGTTAACAATTCTGTCTGTGCGAATTGGTTTCCCGGTATATCTGCTTACAAGAATCATTTGCCCAAACGGTAATCAAGTTTGCTCTGTATCTGGTACAGCATTTAGCAGTGTACAATCCTGAAAGGTGCGTTTTTCTATTTTGCCTTTGGCCTGACCACAAACACCATGGGGCCTTGGCTTAATTCAGTCACCGCTCAGATCACCAGCcccaagaaggaactgaagcaaTGATCTGGGGAGATGAACACAGATCGTCCTGCCACCAGCAAGACATCAGCACAAAGGAGTGCAAAACGGTCCTAATACAATGGCTCGAGATGGAAGTACAGGAACCACCTCCCTACCAGACTGGAAGCCCTGACATCTTCAGGGATCTAAGTAAGCACTTGAATCAGGTTGAGACCCTCGAGCAAAAGAGGAACTTCTGACCTATTCAGTGCGGCTGGAGGATAAGAAATATTGAGAGAAAAGCCAGTGCAGCAGAGCTCAGAGTGCCGGGGAGGGAATCCTGCAGGACAAGCTGTGAGGCAAAGATCACTGACAGAAGCTGCTCTCTCCTTACAAAATGAATCGGTATAAATGTATAGGTCCTGTGACTCATGGCTTCCTCAGAGGATTTTTCTCAGGTTTGCCCCTCTGGCTTCTTGCTCTTTACCTCACTTTTTGGATCTCAGACCAGTAAGTCTTCATTGCTGAACTTTACATACCCAGTGCCTTGCTCCCGCATGGCACCAGTGGCCTCGGAACCGTATTTTCAATGTCGACAGGGAGGATATTTTGGGTGCTGAGAGGTGAAGATGTGTCAGACAAGGATAGATTTAAAGAAGAGTTTGAAAACTGGAACATCCTAGAGCTTTTGCTAGAAGAAGCAGAACCAATAAAATGATTCCATTTGGGAAACAAAGTCCGGGAGGGTTGTTAGATTGTCCTTGAGTATGAAATGGCACTACATTTTTAAGAGCCTTTTCTTCATTTCTCTTAAATTTCAAGCCTGATTAACCCATTTGTGTATTCAAGACAACAATCATTTCCCTTGGCTCATGCTGCCTTGTGCTGAGAGCCTCCCTTGGGCAACACGAGGTCAGAATCTGCATGGGAGCCCCCCCGAGCAGCTGAGTCACTGCCAGAAAGGGGGTTTGGTGACTCCTAGGAATAGGTGAAGCCCTTTTCTGTGCATATCAAACGCATACATCAGCATGGTGACAGCAGGAGCTGTTCTGAGGCAGGGCTCTGGCTTTCATCCAAGTCCTTGGGGTGGGGTTTTTAAACCAAGATCCTAGCAATTCATGGTTCCTAAAGATCCCATTGTGCTTTCTGAGATTGAAACTTTGGTGTCCTGGCTGCATTCCACCATGAATAATTATACTTTGCCCCCAACAGCTCCCCTTGAAGCATCAGTTGTATAAGGTATCCCTCGCTTCCTGTGCAAAACTATTACCGGTGCACGACTACTATGTCCTCCCCTAGAGCTGGGAGAAGTGATCGGTAAGCCCCTTACCTACTTCCCGGGTGGGAATCAGAGatcccaggagccctggctcccaggccttgTGCTCTGACAACTAGATCGTGTTTACGCCTCTGAAATCTGCTGTGGTTTTTCTTGACTTTCTCCGGGAGTCAAATAGAGTTTTAAAGGATAATCTGATCTCCAGATTACATTGACCTCTAGAGTTTCCCACCCTACTTGTCTGTGTGAGGTTTTGTGGTTGAGGTAGAgggttggagccaggactcctgggttccgttcctagctctgccacagatttactGAGTCACTTTTCTTTCACCACCTGATAAACAAGGACAGTGCTGAGTTAGAGACCTTCTCAGGGGCTGGGTGAGAACTAGAATTATCACTTGTAGAGCACACAGATCCTGGCAGAAATATTCTTTGCTGGAGCTGTGTTGCCACCTTGTGGCATAAGCCCTGTGACTTTGAGCTAAGGAAGATTAAACTACACACAGATGCTCCACTCAACGGCAGCTTTTCTCCAACTGTTGCAGATCTTCTCTTTGTTCTGCACCAGTTTGGGATCCGAAAATGAACATGCGTGTGCACACCCCCTGATTTGGGGAAGGAGCATGGGGTGGTGCTGAGAGCAGTGGACAGGGGTGGAGGACTCTTGGGTGTTTTACTCCTAGCTCTTGAAATCCTGTCCCTctaccttcccccccccaaccgGGGGATCAGTCTGAACGCCCTGCCCTGTGACATCAGGCTTTACGCTCCAGGTTCTAAATTCCAGATGGAGCCACGTTCCCCAccagctgagcagggagctgatctGGTAACTACTTATTACTAATTACACTCCTTTAcattctccccacacacacacacaccgctgtAACACATCGGGATACAAATGCAAGCCCACAGTGCCAGGGCCTGTGTAGGGCACTGCTGACTGGGACTCTGTCTTGGAGCCAACCATTTTATGCTGGCTGAGCCGGGAACAGGGGCCTGACCACCTGGCACATTCGGAGCCAGTATTTGTACTGTCCCATGAGCTGGTGCTGTGGTCATGGCAGGCCGTGCTAGGAGAGGGGTCGCTGTTCAAGACCCTCAGAACCTTGCCAGTAGAAGCGCTCCTTGAGTAGCCCCGTGACCGTCCTCGCTCCTGTATTTTTGTTAAACTCAGGAGTGCCGGGGCTGGATCTGCAAAGACTTAGGTGCCTCAATCCAAAATGTAGGTGctcaaaacccctgctcagctgctgcctaacgttgttagtccctaagtttCCCCTGGCGGGCGTACTTGAATGCTCGTTGGGGCAGCGAGAGAGTGTGAGTGACTGTAGCCCAGTGGTGAAGAAACTCGCCCGGGAGACGTGAGTCCACAGGCAGAACACATGCTGGGTGAGTGTGCCCCTTTTTGTGTGGGTGGACGTGGTGTTGGGATGCTGAGTCGATCTCCTACAGGGGTCTAGCCCCAGAACTCCTTATCCTGTACTGATATTCTCTCTGCTCAGGGTTCTGGTCCCTGTTCTTCTGTGATGTTTGAGACCATAGGAATCGGACTTCTCTTGCTGGTTACCTGTGGCTCATGTGAGGATACGGCAGCTGATGACATAGGAGTGCACATGATGGGCCGAATATCTGAGCTGCTTTCCCCGGAGGAATGTCATGAGTTCTACACTCAGATCACCGGCCCTGAGGAGGACATAGAGGAGGAGCTGGAGCGACTCTCCGAAGTGAAGAACCCAATCCTCTCCCGCCACCGGCGAGACATCGTCAGCACAGAACAGTGCAAAGATGTCCTGACCCAGTGGCTCGAGGCAGAAGGAGATGCAGTGTACTGGGATCGTCTCTCCCGAGCCCTCCGCCAGATTGGGCGCCCTGACATCTCCCAGGAGCTGGGCAAGAACGTGAACCAGGACAAGAACCTCGAGTTGAAGAGGAACGTGGAAGAATATCACAAGGGGGTGGAACATCTGACCTCCTCACTCCTGCTGGAGGAGGATGACAAATATGGAGAGACGAACCAGCACAGCAGAGCTCGGC
Encoded proteins:
- the LOC115647643 gene encoding uncharacterized protein C12orf81-like — translated: MFETIGIGLLLLVTCGSCEDTAADDIGVHMMGRISELLSPEECHEFYTQITGPEEDIEEELERLSEVKNPILSRHRRDIVSTEQCKDVLTQWLEAEGDAVYWDRLSRALRQIGRPDISQELGKNVNQDKNLELKRNVEEYHKGVEHLTSSLLLEEDDKYGETNQHSRARRAGGKSRRESGLMQAGWGDIDLIIERKPLPPYNRSLFEWINPVASGFIGGFLISFVLMALAIYSFLWTLNRDTLEISHHNPGSRPERTAHNPLFKYDLNYALILDEDLGDSLDGDASDTSFEGEL